The DNA region GGTGGTGTTGTTTTTCGATCAACCCCACTTTTTACAACCGCTGTTTCAATTGGCAAGCCATGAGTATCTCACCCACAAATTCACGGACTGTGTCAACCTTTTTGGTTATAATAACGAACAATAAAATCTTTTAAAATTTTATTTAACGCATGACCAACATGCAAGTCGCCATTAGCATAAGGGGGGCCATCATGTAAAATAAACGGTGGTTGGTCGTGGTTGTGTTGATAACGTGCGGCAACAACATTGTTACGTAATCATTCCAATTGGATTTTTGGTTCTTTTTCTGTTAAATTTGCTTTCATTTCAAATAAAGTATTTGGGGTCAATAAGGTATCTTTATAGTTCATCAAAATCGTTCCTTTCTGTCATAAAAAAAGTAAGACTATAAGAGCGCCGATATGGCGCGGTACCATCTTACTTTATAAATATTTGTTCAATATTTACCTTTTTTTACAATGCTTTTTTAGTTGTAAAAACAAGGGATAATTATTTGGGTTTTATAATTAGCTCTCATCATCCTAATCTTGCTGCGATAAAAGGGCCAAATAATTGTGGTTTGTTTTCTTATAGATAAATCTTACACTATTTATCTAATTTTGTTAATAATTTCTTTCTTAATCATTTCGGTAATCCGTTCACCATCATTAATCGAAAAGGCATAAATTCGTTTATTTCGTTCTAAAAACTCATCAATTACTTTTAAGACATTTTGTGGATTATGTCGTTGACGGTCAATTTCTTCTAATAAAACAGCAATTTCATCTTTAAACGCATATGAAAAATCAACCGCTTTCATAATAATACGACCGGCATTATGACTAGCAACTTCAAAAGCTTCCCGTGATTTTTCAATATTATATCGCGAAATATGTTCTAAATGTTGAAGTTCTTGCAACCGTTGTACTAATTGGCGATTATCATATGTTAACTTTTCAATAATTTCATTCTGTTCACGAATAACTGTTCGTAAGTCTCTATCTTGTTCTGCCATAATTTCCCCTACTTTTTATGCAAATTTTGCAATTGTAATTCGATAATGTTGATTTTTGCTAGGAATAATTTCATTAATTTTAAAACGACCATACCGTCTTATTGATATTATAATATCACAAGCAACTTGAAAAGTCTTATTATTTACCACTGAAAAATTGACATAAACATTATCTGCTTCAACATAAGCTTGTGCTTTTTGACGAGATAAATTACAAATCGCACTAACAACAGCATCTAACCGTAAACTTTTAACTGTTTTCGTAAAAATCGTAAATTGATGATCAAGCACAACAGGAGCTGCTACTTCTTGCCACGTTAAAACGTGCTTTTGAATTACAATTGGAGTATTGGTAAAAACAGGAGCAATTTTAGTTAAAACGCTCAAGTAAATCATTGTTGGTGTGACATATAAATCACCAATTACCCGTAAATCTAACTGTAGCTGGTTTAAAATAAAACCCAGCAAAACATGGTGTTGCAAAATCATGGGGGTTGGCTGCGGTGCTGCTAGCACAATCGTATTATCTTCGGTGCTATTAAAACTAACCGTCTTGCGAAAACCATTAACAAATGGCGCATGAATGGTATAATCCGTTATTTTTTCTTGGCGCAAAATAGCGGTTAAAATCGCTAACTGGCGTAAGTCCAGAAAATCCGTTGCAACAATTTTTCCTTGCCGGGATTGAACACACCATCCTTTAATCTTATTAACTAAATCATAATCTTGCTGGTAATGTTGTAATAATTGGTTCTTATTAAGCATCTTTTGTAATCGTAAATTGATAAGTTTTATGTTCTAACTTTTGAACATCACCATCAAATGCATACATTACCCCGGTCATAAAATCTAACAAGCGAACACGCTCTTCTTTTGATAACTTTTCCAAATGAACAACTAACTGTCCTTTGTTCAATAATAAGTCCGCCATTTTTGGAGCGTCATTATAACTATCCGCAACAAAACCAGTGCTCATCGTTGAACTAGTTTCACTACTAGTCACGTTTCGCGCTGGTTCTGGCGCATCAAAAGTAACCTTTCGGAAAGGAACAGTTGATGCTGGAGTGGCTTGTTCTTCTTTGTGGTCAGTTTGGACAATTGGTTCAACAGCAGTGTCATTAAAATCAATGCGGGGCTGAGAATCGTAAATACTTTTGGGTTTTTTCTTAAAAATACTCATTATTATCAACTACGACGAACAAATGGTGGTAAATCATCATCGTCATCATCACTATCATTATCAGCTGAGCGATTATTTTCATTGACATGTTCTTTCCACGCATTAATTCGACGGTTTGCATTTGCCGTTTCACGACCAGCATTTTCTTGTAAACTATTAAAATAACTTGGGCGCTTACGCACAACTTCTTGATCCTCTTCGCCTTCATCAGCATCTCCACGCGGGGTTGCTTTTGGTGCAGGTTCTTCATACTCTTCCATTGAAGCACGATAATTATTTTCGGGGTTTAGAAAATTTTCATCTTCATCAAACCCTGTTGCAATAACTGTTACAATCATTTCATCATCTAAATGCTCATTAACAGCTGTTCCAAAAATAATATTAACTTCCCCACCAATTGCTTGTTTAACAATATCAACAGCATCATTCGCATCGTTTAACGTTAATGTGTTTCCACCAGTAACATTAATAATTGCATCTTTTGCCCCACGAATTGAAGCTTCTAATAATGGTGAAATAATCGCCTTGTTAGCAGCTTCAATTGCTTTGTCTTTCCCAGAACCAATTCCAATCCCGAATAAAGCATTACCTTTGCTTTTCATTACCGTTTTAATATCGGCAAAGTCTAAGTTAATTAATGATGGTACCGCAATTAAATCGGTAATTGTTTGTACTCCTTGCCGCAAAATATTATCCGCCTCTTTGAAGGAATCTTTCAATGGCACTCCCCCAATGACTTCTAATAAACGGTCATTTGAAATAATAATTAATGAATCAACATGTTTGCGTAATTCTTCCGTTCCTTGAATCGCATAACTGTTACGAGCACGTCCTTCAAAAGAAAATGGGGTCGTAATAATTCCGACTGTTAATGCGCCTTGCTCTTTTGCAATTTTTGCAATAATTGGAGCTGCTCCAGTTCCGGTTCCACCACCCATTCCAGCGGCAACAAAAACCATATCAGCTCCTTTTAAAGCTTCCTTGATTTCCTCTGCTGATTCAATCGCTGCTTGACGTCCAACATCAGGATTTGCACCAGCACCAAGTCCTTTTGATGTTTCTTTTCCTAATACGATTTTATTTTTTGATTTTGAAACACTAATAATTTGGGCATCAGTATTCGCAACAATAAATTCCACTCCTTGGACTCCAGCTTCAATCATCCTATTAACAGCATTATTACCAGCTCCACCAATTCCAATGACCTTTATTGACGCAACTTGTTCATAATTATCAAAATTGTCCATAACCTTAACTCCTCCATTTTTTTATATATATATTGTACTATTTATTTAATGTTTTGGTAATATTTTTGATGATATTGTTGTGAACCATTAAAATGTTGTTGATTAAGATTCACTAACCCTTGTGATGCCCCGTCAGGAATTGCTGGTTGGCCACTATCATCAGGTGCCAGCATTCGTCCTTTTTTATCAGGATTATTATTTAAATAGCGAATATAGCGATGATCAACTGACTGAACATTTGTTGCACTAACTTTGTTTGCTAAATGTTGATAATAAATATTCCCTAATAATCCTGTTGTTCATGTTTCTTTTGCTCCTAAAGTTGGAGAAGTATAAACCGAAATGTTGCGGTCTTTATTTAAAGCTAATAAGGTTTCTTTAAACCCACTAATTCGTAAAATTTCACCAATAACAACCATTGGATAATTATAGCGCCCTAAGCTATGTGCCAATTTTTCATTTAATGTTTCCATTTCTTCGTTTAAAACATGATTAACAATTTGTTTTAAATCATAATGGGTAAAATTTAAT from Spiroplasma sp. NBRC 100390 includes:
- the ftsZ gene encoding cell division protein FtsZ, with protein sequence MDNFDNYEQVASIKVIGIGGAGNNAVNRMIEAGVQGVEFIVANTDAQIISVSKSKNKIVLGKETSKGLGAGANPDVGRQAAIESAEEIKEALKGADMVFVAAGMGGGTGTGAAPIIAKIAKEQGALTVGIITTPFSFEGRARNSYAIQGTEELRKHVDSLIIISNDRLLEVIGGVPLKDSFKEADNILRQGVQTITDLIAVPSLINLDFADIKTVMKSKGNALFGIGIGSGKDKAIEAANKAIISPLLEASIRGAKDAIINVTGGNTLTLNDANDAVDIVKQAIGGEVNIIFGTAVNEHLDDEMIVTVIATGFDEDENFLNPENNYRASMEEYEEPAPKATPRGDADEGEEDQEVVRKRPSYFNSLQENAGRETANANRRINAWKEHVNENNRSADNDSDDDDDDLPPFVRRSW
- a CDS encoding cell division protein SepF, with protein sequence MSIFKKKPKSIYDSQPRIDFNDTAVEPIVQTDHKEEQATPASTVPFRKVTFDAPEPARNVTSSETSSTMSTGFVADSYNDAPKMADLLLNKGQLVVHLEKLSKEERVRLLDFMTGVMYAFDGDVQKLEHKTYQFTITKDA